In Harpia harpyja isolate bHarHar1 chromosome 18, bHarHar1 primary haplotype, whole genome shotgun sequence, a single genomic region encodes these proteins:
- the LOC128153891 gene encoding regulator of cell cycle RGCC-like isoform X1, whose translation MAELSRELDVLRALRRGGGGLRGNVSPELAIWSERWQPARREGARSLGLPPPQPGSVPERLLLGLSARCLPQTLPSTDFLPPAMADELSDLLREFDEVMEDFDRGPACQYEQHLEELKRKAGHSVYDSGIDELESTSTSPGSSLNSSEEDLNTPADAYPSKAKLGDTQELEEFIADLDKVLEEM comes from the exons ATGGCCGAGCTGTCCAGGGAGCTGGATGTGCTCAGAGCTctgcggcggggagggggggggttgaGAGGCAATGTCAGCCCTGAACTTGCTATATGGAGCGAGCGCTGGCAGCCTGCCCGCAGAGAGGGGGCCCGGAGCCTGggtctgccccctccccagcctggtaGTGTTCCCGAGAGGCTTTTGCTGGGGCTGTCTGCCCGGTGCCTGCCCCAAACCCTTCCCTCCACTGACTTCTTGCCCCCAGCGATGGCTGATGAGCTCAGTGACCTGCTGCGGGAGTTCGATGAGGTGATGGAGGACTTTGACAGAGGCCCTGCCTGTCAGTATGAGCAGCACCTGGAGGAGCTGAAGAGGAAAGCGGGACACAGCGTGTATGATAGCGGCATCGATGAGCTGGAGA GTACCAGCACGTCCCCAGGGAGCAGTCTCAATTCCAGCGAGGAGGACCTCAACACCCCTGCCGATGCTTACCCTTCCAAAG CTAAGCTTGGAGACAcgcaggagctggaggagttCATTGCGGATCTGGATAAAGTGTTGGAAG AGATGTGA
- the LOC128153891 gene encoding regulator of cell cycle RGCC-like isoform X2, whose translation MADELSDLLREFDEVMEDFDRGPACQYEQHLEELKRKAGHSVYDSGIDELESTSTSPGSSLNSSEEDLNTPADAYPSKAKLGDTQELEEFIADLDKVLEEM comes from the exons ATGGCTGATGAGCTCAGTGACCTGCTGCGGGAGTTCGATGAGGTGATGGAGGACTTTGACAGAGGCCCTGCCTGTCAGTATGAGCAGCACCTGGAGGAGCTGAAGAGGAAAGCGGGACACAGCGTGTATGATAGCGGCATCGATGAGCTGGAGA GTACCAGCACGTCCCCAGGGAGCAGTCTCAATTCCAGCGAGGAGGACCTCAACACCCCTGCCGATGCTTACCCTTCCAAAG CTAAGCTTGGAGACAcgcaggagctggaggagttCATTGCGGATCTGGATAAAGTGTTGGAAG AGATGTGA